The following are encoded in a window of Thunnus albacares chromosome 17, fThuAlb1.1, whole genome shotgun sequence genomic DNA:
- the LOC122966188 gene encoding cytochrome P450 2K1-like yields the protein MSPLEDFVFFLFSSPTTLLGAVAVLLILRLVSSSFTSQEIGKEPPGPRSLPLFGNLLQLDLKRPYKTLCELSKQYGSVFTVYFGTKKVVVLAGYKTVKQALVSYAEEFGDRDISPIFYDISGGHGITLANGESWKEMRRFALSTLRDFGMGKRVAEDKILEECCHLIQLFDEYKGKPFDTTRALNYATSNIISSIVYGSRFEYSDPRFKNLVRRAKEIIHITGSTPVQLYNMFPRLLSWIKNRKLILKNVEMNVRDVKDLIKHLKETLNPHICRGLVDCFLIRKQKEEDSHIIDTHYHEKNLIFSVTNLFAAGTDTTATTLRWGLLFMAKYPQIQDKVQDELSSVVGSRQIRVDDRKNLPYTDAVIHETQRLASIVPTSIPHKTSRDVTFQGYFIKEGTIVFPLLTSVLYDESEWESPHMFNPSHFLDKEGKFIRRDAFMAFSAGRRVCLGESLAKMELFLFFTTLLQRFRFTPPPAVTEDDLDLTPAVGIILSPSPHELCAVSRQ from the exons atgtcTCCTTTGGAGGATTTTgtgttcttcctcttctccagtCCTACCACTCTGTTGGGGGCTGTTGCTGTCCTGCTCATCCTCCGTCTTGTCTCCAGTAGTTTCACCTCCCAGGAAATAGGGAAAGAGCCTCCAGGACCGAGGTCTCTGCCCCTGTTTGGCAACCTGTTGCAGCTGGATCTCAAAAGACCCTACAAAACCCTGTGTGAG cTTTCAAAACAATATGGATCTGTATTTACGGTTTACTTTGGAACCAAGAAAGTGGTGGTGTTGGCTGGATACAAGACAGTCAAACAGGCTCTGGTCAGCTATGCAGAAGAGTTTGGAGACCGAGACATTTCCCCCATTTTTTATGACATCAGTGGAGGTCATG GAATTACGCTCGCAAATGGAGAATCCTGGAAAGAGATGAGACGTTTTGCTCTCTCCACCCTGAGAGACTTTGGGATGGGCAAAAGAGTTGCTGAGGATAAAATCTTAGAGGAATGCTGCCATCTGATTCAATTGTTTGACGAGTATAAAG GGAAACCATTTGATACAACACGTGCCTTGAATTATGCAACGTCCAATATTATCTCCTCTATCGTGTATGGAAGCAGATTTGAATACAGTGACCCTCGATTCAAAAACTTGGTGAGACGAGCCAAAGAGATCATACATATTACTGGTTCTACACCAGTCCAG CTTTACAACATGTTTCCCCGACTGCTCAGTTGGATAAAAAACCGGAAGctgatattaaaaaatgttgagatGAATGTCAGAGACGTTAAAGATTTAATCAAACATCTGAAAGAGACACTGAACCCTCACATATGCAGGGGGCTGGTGGACTGTTTTCTGATTCGGAAGCAGAAAGAGGAG GACTCACACATTATAGACACTCACTACCATGAGAAGAACTTGATATTTTCAGTGACAAACCTGTTTGCTGCTGGTACTGACACCACAGCAACTACACTGAGATGGGGTTTGCTGTTTATGGCCAAATATCCACAAATACAAG ACAAGGTCCAGGACGAGTTGAGCAGTGTGGTTGGAAGCCGCCAGATCCGAGTAGATGACCGAAAAAACCTGCCGTACACTGACGCCGTCATTCATGAGACACAGAGACTCGCCAGCATTGTCCCCACATCAATTCCTCACAAAACAAGCCGAGACGTCACCTTCCAGGGTTACTTCATCAAAGAG GGGACCATTGTGTTTCCGCTGCTTACTTCTGTCCTGTATGATGAGAGTGAATGGGAGAGTCCACACATGTTCAACCCTTCCCACTTCCTGGATAAGGAGGGTAAATTCATCAGGAGAGATGCCTTCATGGCCTTTTCTGCAG GTCGCAGGGTGTGTCTCGGGGAGAGTCTGGCCAAGATGgagctcttcctcttcttcaccacCCTCCTCCAGCGCTTTCGTTTCACTCCTCCACCTGCAGTGACAGAGGATGACCTGGACCTGACTCCAGCTGTGGGCATTATCCTCAGTCCTTCACCTCATGAGCTGTGTGCTGTCAGTCGACAATGA
- the LOC122966189 gene encoding cytochrome P450 2K1-like isoform X2 produces the protein MLEDLFHSPTSLSLLGVIMGLLVLHFFYSNFSFQEKGTEPPGPKPLPLLGNLLQVDLKKLDSSLFDLSKKYGPVFTVYFGLKKVIVLAGYRTVKQALVNHAEDFGDREVTPIFYDFHKGHGILFSNGNTWKEMRRFALTTLRDFGMGKKITEGKIIEECHYLIEEFEQHDGKAFNNTQTINYAASNIISAIMFGRRFEYKDPVFQAMVERDHESIRLTGSASILMYNVLPWLGPWLKNWKELMKNVEDNKRETNNIIADLKETLNPEMCRCFVDVFLNRQQNLEVSPTTLLGAVAVLLVLCLVSSSFTSQEIGREPPGPRSLPLLGNLLQLDLKRPDKTLCELSKKYGSVFTVYFGSKKVVVLAGYKAVKEALISYAEEFGDRDISPILYDTSGGHGILFANGESWKEMRRFALSTLRDFGMGKRVAEDKILEECCHLIQMFDEHKGKPFDTTCPVNYATSNIISSIVYGSRFEYSDPRFKNLVRRANETIRITGSVPIQLYNMFPRLLSWIKNRQLLLKNVEMNVRDVKDLIKHLKETLNPHICRGLVDCFLNRKQKEEDSHIIDTHYHEKNLIFTVTNLFAAGTDTTATTLRWGLLFMAKYPQIQDKVQDELSSVVGSRQIQIDDRKNLPYTDAVIHETQRLASIVPTSIPHKTSRDVTFQGYFIKEGTIVFPLLTSVLYDESEWESPHTFNPSHFLDKEGKFIRRDAFMAFSAGRRVCLGESLAKMELFLFFTTLLQRFRFSPPPAVTEDDLDLTPAVGFILSPSPHELCAVSRQ, from the exons ATGTTAGAGGATCTTTTCCACTCCCCCACTTCACTTTCCCTGTTGGGGGTTATTATGGGCCTGCTGGTCCTCCACTTTTTTTACTCCAACTTCAGCTTCCAAGAAAAAGGGACGGAGCCTCCAGGACCAAAACCTCTTCCTCTGCTTGGTAACTTACTTCAGGTGGATCTCAAGAAACTCGACAGCAGTCTTTTTGat CTGTCCAAAAAGTATGGACCAGTGTTTACAGTCTACTTTGGTCTCAAGAAGGTGATAGTTCTAGCAGGATACAGGACAGTCAAACAGGCTCTGGTCAACCATGCTGAAGACTTTGGGGACAGAGAGGTCACTCCCATATTCTATGATTTCCACAAAGGACATG GCATACTGTTTTCCAATGGCAACACATGGAAAGAAATGAGGCGTTTTGCTCTCACTACACTGAGAGATTTTGGGATGGGCAAGAAGATTACTGAAGGGAAAATCATTGAGGAATGTCACTACCTGATTGAGGAATTTGAACAACATGACG gtaAAGCCTTCAACAACACCCAAACAATTAATTATGCAGCTTCAAATATCATATCAGCTATCATGTTTGGAAGGAGGTTTGAATACAAAGATCCAGTCTTCCAGGCCATGGTGGAAAGAGACCATGAGTCCATCCGTTTGACTGGATCAGCTTCCATCCTG ATGTACAATGTGCTTCCTTGGCTGGGCCCTTGGCTGAAAAACTGGAAGGAACTGATGAAGAATGTGGAGGACAATAAAAGGGAAACAAACAACATCATAGCAGATCTGAAGGAGACTCTGAACCCTGAGATGtgcagatgttttgttgatgtGTTCCTGAACCGGCAGCAAAATTTGGAGGTGAG tCCTACCACTCTGTTGGGGGCTGTTGCTGTCCTGCTCGTCCTCTGTCTTGTCTCCAGTAGTTTCACCTCCCAGGAAATAGGGAGGGAGCCTCCAGGACCGAGGTCTCTGCCCCTGCTTGGCAACCTGTTACAGCTGGATCTCAAGAGACCTGACAAAACCCTGTGTGAG CTTTCAAAAAAATATGGATCTGTATTTACAGTTTACTTTGGATCCAAAAAAGTTGTGGTGTTGGCTGGATACAAGGCAGTCAAAGAGGCTCTGATCAGCTACGCAGAAGAGTTTGGAGACCGAGACATTTCCCCCATTCTTTATGACACCAGTGGAGGTCATG GAATTCTGTTTGCAAATGGAGAATCCTGGAAAGAGATGAGACGTTTTGCTCTCTCCACCCTGAGAGACTTTGGGATGGGCAAAAGAGTTGCTGAGGATAAAATCTTAGAGGAATGCTGCCATCTGATTCAAATGTTTGACGAGCATAAAG GGAAACCATTTGATACAACATGTCCAGTGAATTATGCAACATCCAATATTATCTCCTCTATCGTGTATGGAAGCAGATTTGAATACAGTGACCCTCGATTCAAAAACTTGGTGAGACGAGCCAACGAGACTATACGCATTACTGGTTCTGTACCAATCCAG CTTTACAACATGTTTCCCCGACTGCTCAGTTGGATAAAAAACCGGCAGctattgttaaaaaatgttgagatGAATGTCAGAGATGTTAAAGATTTAATCAAACATCTGAAAGAGACACTGAACCCTCACATATGCAGGGGGCTGGTGGACTGTTTTCTGAATCGGAAGCAGAAAGAGGAG GACTCACACATTATAGACACTCACTACCATGAGAAGAACTTGATATTTACAGTGACAAACCTGTTTGCTGCTGGTACTGACACCACAGCAACTACACTGAGATGGGGTTTGCTGTTTATGGCCAAATATCCACAAATACAAG ACAAGGTCCAGGACGAGTTGAGCAGTGTGGTTGGAAGCCGCCAGATTCAGATAGATGACCGTAAAAACCTGCCATACACTGACGCCGTCATTCATGAGACACAGAGACTCGCCAGCATTGTCCCCACATCAATTCCTCACAAAACAAGCCGAGACGTCACCTTCCAGGGTTACTTCATCAAAGAG GGGACTattgtgtttcctctgcttaCTTCTGTCCTGTATGATGAGAGTGAATGGGAGAGCCCACACACTTTCAACCCTTCCCACTTCCTGGATAAGGAGGGTAAATTTATCAGGAGAGATGCCTTCATGGCCTTTTCTGCAG GTCGCAGGGTGTGTCTCGGGGAGAGTCTGGCCAAGATGgagctcttcctcttcttcaccacGCTCCTCCAGCGCTTTCGTTTCAGTCCTCCACCTGCAGTGACAGAGGATGACCTGGATCTGACTCCTGCTGTGGGCTTCATCCTCAGTCCTTCACCTCATGAGCTGTGTGCTGTCAGTCGACAATGA
- the LOC122966192 gene encoding cytochrome P450 2K1-like produces MSQLYNMFPRLLSWIKNRQLMLKNVEMNVRDVKDLIKHLKETLNPHICRGLVDCFLNRKQKEEDSHIIDTHYHEKNLIFTVTNLFAAGTDTTATTLRWGLLFMAKYPQIQDKVQDELSSVVGSRQIQIDDRKNLPYTDAVIHETQRLASIVPMSLPHITSQDVTFQGYFIKEGTIVFPLLTSVLYDESEWESPHTFNPSHFLDKEGKFIRRDAFMAFSAGRRVCLGESLAKMELFLFFTTLLQRFRFSPPPAVTEDDLDLTPAVGFILSPSPHELCAVSRQ; encoded by the exons ATGTCACAGCTTTACAACATGTTTCCCCGACTGCTCAGTTGGATAAAAAACCGGCAGctgatgttaaaaaatgttgagatGAATGTCAGAGATGTTAAAGATTTAATCAAACATCTGAAAGAGACACTGAACCCTCACATATGCAGGGGGCTGGTGGACTGTTTTCTGAATCGGAAGCAGAAAGAGGAG GACTCACACATTATAGACACTCACTACCATGAGAAGAACTTGATATTTACAGTGACAAACCTGTTTGCTGCTGGTACTGACACCACAGCAACTACACTGAGATGGGGTTTGCTGTTTATGGCCAAATATCCACAAATACAAG ACAAGGTCCAGGACGAGTTGAGCAGTGTGGTTGGAAGCCGCCAGATTCAGATAGATGACCGTAAAAACCTGCCATACACTGACGCCGTCATTCATGAGACACAGAGACTCGCCAGCATTGTCCCCATGTCACTTCCTCACATAACCAGCCAGGACGTCACCTTCCAGGGTTACTTCATCAAAGAG GGGACTattgtgtttcctctgcttaCTTCTGTCCTGTATGATGAGAGTGAATGGGAGAGCCCACACACTTTCAACCCTTCCCACTTCCTGGATAAGGAGGGTAAATTTATCAGGAGAGATGCCTTCATGGCCTTTTCTGCAG GTCGCAGGGTGTGTCTCGGGGAGAGTCTGGCCAAGATGgagctcttcctcttcttcaccacGCTCCTCCAGCGCTTTCGTTTCAGTCCTCCACCTGCAGTGACAGAGGATGACCTGGATCTGACTCCTGCTGTGGGCTTCATCCTCAGTCCTTCACCTCATGAGCTGTGTGCTGTCAGTCGACAATGA
- the LOC122966189 gene encoding cytochrome P450 2K1-like isoform X1, with amino-acid sequence MLEDLFHSPTSLSLLGVIMGLLVLHFFYSNFSFQEKGTEPPGPKPLPLLGNLLQVDLKKLDSSLFDLSKKYGPVFTVYFGLKKVIVLAGYRTVKQALVNHAEDFGDREVTPIFYDFHKGHGILFSNGNTWKEMRRFALTTLRDFGMGKKITEGKIIEECHYLIEEFEQHDGKAFNNTQTINYAASNIISAIMFGRRFEYKDPVFQAMVERDHESIRLTGSASILMYNVLPWLGPWLKNWKELMKNVEDNKRETNNIIADLKETLNPEMCRCFVDVFLNRQQNLEVSEIKDSHYNDENLVYSVMNLFAAGTETTGNTLQWCLVFMAKYPHIQDQVQEELSRVVGSRQVQVEDRKNLPYTDAVIHESQRLANIVPMAIPHKTSRDVTFQGYFVKEGTTVFPLLTSVLYDENEWESPHTFNPSHFLDKEGKFIRRDAFMPFSAGRRVCLGESLARMELFLFLTSLLQRFRFTPPPGVSEDELDLTPVVGFTLSPSPHELCAVCRK; translated from the exons ATGTTAGAGGATCTTTTCCACTCCCCCACTTCACTTTCCCTGTTGGGGGTTATTATGGGCCTGCTGGTCCTCCACTTTTTTTACTCCAACTTCAGCTTCCAAGAAAAAGGGACGGAGCCTCCAGGACCAAAACCTCTTCCTCTGCTTGGTAACTTACTTCAGGTGGATCTCAAGAAACTCGACAGCAGTCTTTTTGat CTGTCCAAAAAGTATGGACCAGTGTTTACAGTCTACTTTGGTCTCAAGAAGGTGATAGTTCTAGCAGGATACAGGACAGTCAAACAGGCTCTGGTCAACCATGCTGAAGACTTTGGGGACAGAGAGGTCACTCCCATATTCTATGATTTCCACAAAGGACATG GCATACTGTTTTCCAATGGCAACACATGGAAAGAAATGAGGCGTTTTGCTCTCACTACACTGAGAGATTTTGGGATGGGCAAGAAGATTACTGAAGGGAAAATCATTGAGGAATGTCACTACCTGATTGAGGAATTTGAACAACATGACG gtaAAGCCTTCAACAACACCCAAACAATTAATTATGCAGCTTCAAATATCATATCAGCTATCATGTTTGGAAGGAGGTTTGAATACAAAGATCCAGTCTTCCAGGCCATGGTGGAAAGAGACCATGAGTCCATCCGTTTGACTGGATCAGCTTCCATCCTG ATGTACAATGTGCTTCCTTGGCTGGGCCCTTGGCTGAAAAACTGGAAGGAACTGATGAAGAATGTGGAGGACAATAAAAGGGAAACAAACAACATCATAGCAGATCTGAAGGAGACTCTGAACCCTGAGATGtgcagatgttttgttgatgtGTTCCTGAACCGGCAGCAAAATTTGGAG GTGTCTGAAATCAAGGATTCACACTACAATGATGAAAACCTGGTCTACAGTGTGATGAACCTGTTTGCTGCTGGAACAGAAACCACAGGAAATACACTTCAGTGGTGTCTAGTTTTTATGGCAAAGTACCCTCATATTCAAG ACCAAGTCCAGGAGGAGCTGAGCAGGGTGGTTGGAAGCCGTCAAGTCCAGGTAGAGGACAGAAAGAACCTGCCCTACACCGACGCCGTCATCCACGAGTCACAAAGACTCGCCAACATTGTACCCATGGCGATTCCTCACAAAACCAGCCGAGACGTCACCTTTCAAGGCTACTTTGTCAAAGAG GGGACGactgtgtttcctctgcttACTTCTGTCCTGTATGATGAGAACGAATGGGAGAGCCCACACACTTTCAACCCTTCCCACTTTCTGGATAAAGAGGGTAAATTTATAAGGAGAGATGCCTTCATGCCCTTTTCTGCAG GTCGCAGGGTGTGTCTCGGGGAGAGTCTGGCCAGGATGGagctcttcctctttctcacttCCCTCCTCCAGCGCTTTCGTTTCACTCCTCCACCTGGAGTTTCAGAAGATGAACTGGATCTGACACCAGTTGTGGGCTTCACCCTCTCCCCTTCACCCCATGAACTGTGTGCTGTCTGTCGAAAATGA